One Nicotiana tomentosiformis chromosome 1, ASM39032v3, whole genome shotgun sequence genomic window, aattgctACAAGtttcttcaacaattcaaaaattGTTAAACTCTAGCAAAATTATTACTAATAGGATAATGGCTCATACACAATCGAAATGTGAAATTGGTCACAAACTTACAATTGTTCATCACGGTATACAATTATCATATATTTATGATACAATTTATGCAACAATTATGATACAATCGTGATACAATTCtgatcttcatcttcttcaagtttcaatcacaacTCTAAACTTAAATTATGATACAatattgtattataattgtattagtattgtatTAGGTATTATTTTACATATTGATGATATATCATATACAAGTCAAATACAACTTTGATACAATTGTGATACAATTATGATACAATTATCATACAATCGTGATACAATTCAGAAActtttcttcttcgagtttcaatatgaaattttaCCTAAAAATAACTCTAAACTTAACCAATCTCCCTCataattgagatataaactccaagtTATATTCTCAATCGTTTGCAAGAGCAGccaatccaaacaaatcacaAATTCATAAAACCCAAATGTTGAATTCAAAGTTTCGAAACTTTTTAATGATTGTCAATGGAAAACTCTTTGCTACTGCAATTTTAGAGATAATGTCGATGAATTTGTGTGAAGAGGATGAGATTTGGATTAATTTGTATGAAAGAGataaatatttcaaaatctttttgaaaatgggataaaacgtGATTTTAGGGGCTGCATAACTGATATACATgagagtgggggggggggggggggtgacgtGGGGGAGGGGAGAGGAAGGGCTGTATTAGTTACATCCTAGTTTTAAGGATGCTCTCTTTATTAAGGTTTTGTATATAAATAGTAAATATAGATAGAGAATATAATTTTTAAGGAACCTAAAGAAAAGTGGTAAATAAGTTTCTATTATAGTATAGCCACGTAAATTTCACTAGTTTTAAGCGGTCACTATAGGCATGGGGTAAGACATGTTTTGGGAAATTTTCTAAAACCCAAAAACATTCTTGTTTGGCTTCTAAAAGACCAAAAAAGAAAAGGCTTTGGTTTGAGAATATTTCCGGAAAAGCTTGGAAACCCAGAGCTAGCAGATCCAAATATCAGAACATGAGATAAATCGGTTCATGGACTTAATGAAATATAAATGATGCTTAGCAAATGCCAAAGCATGGGAAGGTCCCAAGTTTCACACCTGATGAAGCTTGCCTTCTTACAATGTCCAGGACGTAAGATGGACAAACATAGAGAAAATTTCAAGCCATTTATTCCACAGCACATATGGTTCTTGTCTATGCATAATCTAACACTATGCTTTTGCGAACGAGATCTGAACACCAGTAGAGGCTATTTGGCATTGTTGGCTGGCTAAAGTCTCTCCAACTACATAATCTAACACTATGTTCTTTACTTGAATTCTAAACTTAGTTCAACGACCAGGTTCATATTCGTGGCATGTACCTACTACACATCTCGCTCTGTACTACCCATGCCGATGAACTAAAGCGCTGGGATCTTGTCAACATGATCATCTGTAAAGGCGAATGGCACCAATGTTCCTGTACAAGCTCTAACAATTTGTGTATTTGTGGCCAACAATGGAGTAATCTTTTGGGACACTAGTTTTCTCTAGAGCTTATCTGCTGgcatataaaaattatttacaatCATATAATTTAAAAACGAACTGTACGAAAGTAGGAGCTTGTCAACAGATCATCTTTACAAGGTGAATGTAAGTGATGTCCCCGTAAAAGTTCTAAGAATATATGTTCGCGGTTCCATTAAACAAAAGATTTGAGCAGTCTTTGGGTTACTATTCTATCTCAAGTTTATCAGCTGATCAAACAAAAATACTTGCACAAGTGGATCGCCTAAAGGTCAATTATAGGTATTTGTTCACACTGCGCGTTAGTTGGTGGAAAGAGGATTTCTACACTATTGGAGCAAGGCATATTACACTCATTGTGCAAATATTTTACACTGTCAAAATAAAAACAAAGGTCATAATTAGCCCAGCTAACTTCAATCATTTATCAATATAACCACGTTTAAGCAAAGTTGGACATCTGCTTGCTTTCTAAAGTGGTTGTGGCGACACAAGAGAAAGAGATGGAGAGATGCAATATCCAACAATTATGGCCTAAATCTAACAACGAAGGAAAAAACTGATATTCGAAGACCTTAGAGAAAGCAGAATCTCCAAGAAACTTCCAAGTGAAGATACCTCAAAGACAAACTCACGGTTTATGAAAGATAAAATGCCCATACAGCAGTCTAAATGCTCTCCGCATCCTCCCTTAATATGCTCAAACGGACTTTTTCAAAATCTCTTCAGAAGGAATCTCGAGCGTTGCCCCCGCATGTTCTTTCTCAGGCTTCAccactacatcaaacaacattccAATTAATTTGTGTAAAAAGCTGCAGAAGTTAATCGATCCACAGAAACATAACAGAATATCATGGAACTTAGCTGATACAGAACATACTTTCAATTAGTGTAAGCTGATATTCATTACGATATTAAGGAAATTTGCATGGTAAACGAAAATAAAGTAAGAATTCAAGATTTAATGAATTGTCAATTTTAGAATGTTATTCATCTTGACTATATAATGATTGAGTTTTTCATTTGTGATATCGAAAAGTTCCCAAGGCTCATGCTTGAAGGTTGTGGTACTTGGACTTAATCACAAGTTGACAAAATCATTTATTAAAGCTTAACTTACATATTTTAGACCACCAATTAGACAATTTCAAAGAGATGTGTCTCAACAACAAGTTCACAACACACTACTGAATGGTCATGTCATTACAAGCAGATATGTCTTAATGAAAATACCTTTTGATATTGTTGTGTGTGAAAGATCTTTAAAAGAATTGCATATTCGAAGCATCAAGCATCTAGGCCCCAAATAACTAGCGCCTAGGCACTGTTAAGGAATAAGGATTCAAACGCATTAGAGAATGCCCAAGCGCTAAAACTTCAGAGTGTGCACATGGACACTATCGATTAGTGCCTAGGAACTGTTATGAAGAACCAACATTCAGAGAGTCTGCAGTTAGGCGCTGGCTCAGCCTCTAATGTTTAGCTGCACCGTACTAgcctattttttttaaaacaattgaCAACAATCACATTCTTTCATGGAATGTTACTGTGGTCATTTTGGTTGTTCAAAACAGAATTCTCCAGGTTATAGTTATTTGGATTACTTAACCCAAAGGTCACCGAGATTGCAACAAAAAGATACCATTTGAATAATGGTTAACTATGGTTCGAGCTTGTTCTTTACAATTGTGCAATTTAACTGGTTGTGAAAGTTGTAAGCAGTCATACAACTTACGAAGACTAGGAACACGTTGAAATGAGCTCTAATAATTAACATATTGTCCCTCAGATTTGCATCAGGTCATTAAAATAAGTTCTCCTAGGTATTCTCATCTTGTAAGATTGTCATCAAGAAAAATGCCTTTGCAGCAATAAAACAAACACCTGGTGTGTGCCAATTCAGTACTCCGTATGATCCAGAAATGGGGAAAAATAATAGCGCAGGAAATTTATAAATGCAGTGATGTATCGGATTAAGATAATGGGGCAATGAAGAAGAGCATAATTTTTTTACCGAAAGCACCAGAGGGGCTGGATTTGGCTTGGACGATCATGGTGGAGATGAACTCAGAGGCATCACGTGCGTCATCCAACAGCCGCTGAATGTCGGCCTCCGATGTCACGTGACGATTCTCCTCGAACTTATTTCTGACCTCGGCGGCGGATTTTTGGAGCATGAAACCGTCGCCGGCGAAGGTTTTCCGAGTGGCCTTCAGCACTGATCTGTAGGCTCGAAGTGCTTCAACTGCTCTCCCGCTCGCCATTTTCCTCTCTCCGTTGTCTCAGTGAGCTTAATTGATAACCCCGCGACTATAATTTCTCCCTGAATTAGAGAAATGTTTATGTATAAGAGATTTAATTTATATGAATTGATAAGTGTAAATcttttaacatcaatctttaccCTTAAAATGAATTTGTATGCGGTTTAAAGGATAACTAATTTAATTTAACACGAATAATCTAAGAATAACAACTAattgaattaaaggaaaataaaacGATCAAACCAAACGCGATAGGTAATTGAGCCTCGCTTTAAGATGAACACTAAAAATTGGTTCCGATCAAGTACTCGAGACGGACTTGGTTACAACTAAATAAATAAGTAGCTGAAAAACACTTTGGACAATAGTTAGAGAATAAAAATAAACTTTATTACTTTCATATGCGTGCCAACAGTGATTGAAAAATGAAAAGGTTCTCCCATTTATATAGCGGAGGAGTTtcaatcctagtacaagtctaaataaagTAAAAGTCTTTCTCTTCTAGTAAATCGTGATAAGCAATTGATATCGGGCGAGATTTGTGTcgtaatatccggttgagggcgGATATTTCGGCCCCTTGTTTGTCCTTTCTAACCGTCTTTCCTTTAGCCTCGGTTCTTCACTTTGCTTGAACTCGATTCTTCCCATGTTTGGCCATGTCTGATTCTTGGCGCACCATTCGTCCTCCCCAGACTCTGATCTATAGGGAGCCCTCGGCTTTACCCGAGGCTACATCAGTCAGTGTTGTCTTCTCATTTTTTATCGAAAAATTGGGGGTAACtttatccccgattttacccgtacagaGATAACTCCCTCACTTTTCGGATAGTAGATTTATAGAAACAACGAGAAGTGATTAACTGACTCTAGTTCCTTCCTCCGTACGCCACAAGTGAGTTGACAAGTCACCGAAACAtcccatcagtcgcgtcgttctgacttcagACACGTGTCAGCCGCCGGTTGACCATCCTCGGTAGGCATCGAATGCGAAACGTCACGCATTCATTATTTCCTTCCTATAAAAGCTCTGGTTTCCTcttttcactttttttacttCCCAATTTCGAATCTTCTTGAGTTATTCTCGATTTTTTTACTTGTCCATCACTCCCTCAAATCTTCACAAATTGTTCTCCACGTCTTCATTTCTTCATCTTtagtcttcaaatcttcatactatgcctttaaatcttcaaactagatcttcaaatcttcatatcaaTCTTCAAACCTCCATATCAACCTTTAAGCCTTAATATTCTGATATCAAGatggcaaaaacctcaaaatCGGTGCCTCAAAATACTGCTCTTTCAACATCTACCCCGACAGCAGATACCGAGGCGACCCTTCCGGTAGCAGCCTCGAAACCTCTTCTTAAAGAGCTTATCCCCGGGGGCTGCTCCATAGATaacgactttaaggtcgaaaaagCATCCAAACAAGGAGTTCGAGGTGAGCAGGCGTGAAGGTATATCTGCTCCATCACCGAGAAAATGCTCCAAGTGGTCTGGGAGGATTGCAAATGGGAAGGCAAAAACGTAGTCATTCCTGGTCCTGATGAGGATATTACGACTCACGTGGAGGGATAATTAATCGTTTATATGTATCCCTTCACGCTCGATCCGATAGACAAATTGGTCCTTgacttttgtaagaggtacgagaTCTGTCTCGGGTAGATCCACCCATCCTTTTGGAGGTGCTAACAACATGGAGGAGCCCCGATTTACGATCGACTATTTGCTCTGTGTCTACAGCCCCTGAATCTTTCGAagggttaatcaagcttgcccgaCGGGCAAAGAAGGCTCCCTTCTCTAGCATCGATGAGGAAAGGGACTGAGGCTGTCAGGAGAGGTTTGTTCGGATAAAGACTGAAGATCTCATTCTTTTCGGGTTCTTGTCGTTCACTAAGAAGTggaactcaacatgtaagtctatCTCCTCTTAAATTGTCAAAATAACGTTTTGAATTTACTCTTCTTTCTTATTACTCGTTTTTTCTGATATGCAGTTGTCGCCCGAGTCCCCAATGTAGTCCCCTGTTTTAGGGAGTGGATCGAGGGTATCTGCAAATAACTTACATATTCCGAGCGCGAGTGGCGCAAGCTTTCCAAAGGCAAATGTGAGGCTCGTTCTCATGGTGAGTGCCCCCCTTCTCCCTATTGAAATCCCCTTTTACTTTGTGATTTTGACCAAGTCGTTTCCTTTCATAGGTTTGCCCAATACCACCGAACTTCGGGCAATTACCGAGGTTGTGTCCTCATCCCCACCTGAAAAAATATCCGCTTTGGTATAACCTACTGCCGAGGCTACTACGAAGAAGGAGGagaaaaaacaaaagaagaaaaggtcCTCTGACTCCTCGGACGCTCCCACCGAGGCCAAGAAGAAGAGGCTCGTGGTCAGGGTCAGAAAGAGTACCAAAAGAATTACTCGTGTCAGGGTCCCGGATCCTGACTCTCTTTATCGGCTCAGGGACTACCTTGAGGATGATGACATAGAGTTCGTCGTCCACGAGCCGATCGACACCGCACAAGAGCTGGCACCCTTAGAAGGGGTGATCATAAATCTGAATCCTCCTCAACTCGGGAGCCCGAGGAGGAACATGTGGCCACTGCTCCTCAAGAAGCTATTTCGATTCCAAAAGAGTCCACCGACGTCATTGACACTCTGAAGTCATCATCTCACACGGAACCTCTTTTCGATAAGGCTCAGGTCGTTACAAAAAAATCGACCGAGGTGTCACGGGCTACGGACGAAGCCCTCAATTTATTTTTCGAAGGCGTAGACGTCGGCATCCTGAAAGACTACTCCAGTTTTGGCCATCCGGAGATCCCAAAAAGGGATGTGTTATCGGGTCAGGTAGGCCGAGTTCGAGCCCAAAGCTCGTGAAGCAGTTCCCTGTCCCGAGTGTGGACCCTGACCGGAAGAAGATAGTCATGTTCACAGTACCGACGGATACTAAGATGCTATCCGGGCCTGTCGGTGTGGCCAGTTACCTTTGTTTCTTGGTAACCGAAGAGGACCAAGCGAAAATGAACAAGGTAGATGGGCCAAGCCTCTTCAACAAGGCACAAAATGCGCTGAACGGGGTATACTTTCTCCCCATCACATCTTCAAAGAGTTTATTTTTCCTTAGCGGATCTTAtcgatttttcttcttttatgcATCAGGCCTTGGTGCTTCATCATGAGAGCTTTCACCGGTCCCGAATGGAGGTGAGTcacctcgagttcgagctcaaggaGCAGGTCCGGTAAAAGGACATGTACAAAGCTCTTTGTGAGCAAAAAGATAAAGTCCTCACGGACCACTCCATCCTCCAAGTCGAGCTGGAAAAAGCTCAAAATGAGGCCTCAAATGTGAAATAGGAACACGCCCTTCTAGTTGAAAAGGTAAGGGTGTTTGAAATTGATAACGAGAGGTTAAGCGCAAGTGTTAACGCCGTAACCTTGCAAGTCCAAGAGAAGATAGACCTGATCGACCAGCTTAGGGCCGAGATGGATGAGGTCAAAGCCTCGGCCAAAGAGCAAAATGGACCTCCTAGCCTCGGAGGGGGATGCCACCAAAGAAGATTTGGCATCAACCAGAGTACAACTCCGGGTGATGAGAGAAAAAGCTGACAAATGGTCTCGGCTAAATGAAAAGCTCCGTACTCAACTTGACTCGGCCATTACAGAAGGGGATGCTCTCGACCAAGAATACACCATGATGAAGTCCAAATTGGACGTGTCTTCGAATGAGGCCTTCGAAGTTCAGGACATATTGGCCCAATACAAGAACAGTGTGGAGGTAGTTGAGTCTCGTGTAATAACGAAGGTCGAGTACGTGAAGTGGCTGTCTCGGAGAGAGACCCTTGAGAGGATCCATGCCCGGGGGATTGACCTAGCAGTTGAGATCGAAGAGGCTTGATGCTGAGGCCAGAGCGAGATACCAGCCCGATGGTTCAGGCAGCGAGTTGGGCTCTGACGAAGACTAGGCAGGAAATGCCTTAGTTTATTTTTTGTTCTTCCTTGAACCCGCATATTTTGTACTTTGGGTCTGTTTCATAGTGCCTTTATAAATACCTTttggtgtgtgtgtgtatatatatatatatatatggttataCATTGTGTACCTTTTTTCTGCATTTACTTATTTTAAGACTTACTACTTGTGTTTTGGACTTCACAATATGCCAtcgatgccttagcatagaatttgACATTACTTAAATTGTTCATTCCCCCAAAGCCCGGATGAGGTCTGGATTAAGTAATAACTCCGAGTTGCTTTGACTTCGGAGGACCCGATAAAAAATAAAGTCTTCGTTAAAATTTTTGAATGTTTTAACCGGACACAATTATACTTTGTCGAATGTGGCTCTTTTCATAGTCGTAATTCGAGACCGAGTAACTTGATCGGATATAAAGAAATCTTTTTGTGGATTATAATATGTAAGGACCTTACTTTTTAATTACGGACTCGGACAACTCCGAGCCGTTTAAGTTTGCCATAGCCGTTTATGTTTAGACCCTGCCTAGTAGGATCGGTGCCTCCGGGATCTAAGAACCTAAATTTACTGATCTTATCGCCGGATAGCAGTCCCCGATTCGGAGAGGCCCGCAGGCTTAAGGGTTTTGAACCCAATATTTATTCTAAGTAACTTAACGATAATATTACTTGTGCAAATGTGAACCGATGGAACATAGAAGGTAAATTTCTTTTATTACTTTGAATATCTTGTAAATATTCGATGGTACAAAAGCTACCTGCCATAGTGAGAATAAGTTGTGCGGGcacggttcgtttgaccgtttgacccttacaattaATCCTAATATTCAAGCCTTGTCTTTCAATATCGAATAAGAATGCCTTCTAAATTTTCGAACTTAGGACTTCGGTTCTTTACTTAGGGTGTGATGGCCCCCTAGTATCCGAGACTAAATTTTGAGGGATCGAATACAATTGATATTATATGGACGATCTGCAGTCCTCGGTCTTAGATCGGTCTTCAAAACTAGGGTAGCACGCTTACGGTTGCCTCGCTAAAAACCTTACCGTAAAATCCATTTCGAAAAAAAACCGGTCCAAGGGAAAAAtcgtgcaacacgtgctttcatacCTAATCCTTAGATTTGACTCTGACTGAGTACATGCATGGGTTAGTTCAAAGCGTAATAAACTACATAGATGATTGTGTTCATACCTTAGCGGTAGTATCGCTTTAAGTGTGCCATTCCCGGACTCAAGCTGGTATGAGTCTTTCCCGGTTATACCGGTGACTCTATACGGTCCTTCCTAGTTCCAGCCTAGTTTTTCGTCATTCGGGTTCTTGGTATGCAGTGTAACTTTCCTCAATACAAAGTTCCCGACTTGAAAATGTCGAAGGTTTTCCCTTCGGTTATAGTATATCCccattcgttgcttttgggccaCTAACTGGACTAGGGCAACTTCTCATCTTTCGTCTGCTAAATTTAAGCTCGTGGTTATGGCCTCGTCGTTTGACGCCTCCATAGCATATTAGAACCTCGGGCTCGGTTCTCCTACCTCTACTGGTATCAAAGCTTCTGCGCCGTAGATTAGAGAGAACAGTGTTTCACCACTGCTCGACTTCGAAATTGTTCTATAGGACCTCGGGCaaaatttctttctattttcattttgagtcggtcaatctcttctttagGTTCTGcagtatagttttgtttgttgactccgcttgaccgttcCACCTTGGGTGGTAACGTGTTGATAAAATCTTTATAATTTTGTGATCTTCTAAAAACTTATTAATCTTGTCACCGATGAATTGCCTCCCGTTGTGACACGTGATCTCGGTCGGTACCCTGAACCGATATATTATATaatcccagatgaagtcgatgACCTTCTTTTCCCTAACTTTCTCAAATTCTTGCGCTTTAACCCACTTGTAGAAGTAATTGGTCATAAGTAAGATGTAATGGCTTTGTCGGGTGCCCATGCAAGGGACCCACGGTGTCCATTCCatatttcatgaacgaccaaggGGAAAGGACCGGGTGAAACATCTCTCCCGGTTGGTAGATCATCGGGGCATGCCTTTTACATTCGTTACACTTTTGAACAAAGTCGTTCGCATCATTTTCCATCTCGTCCCAGTAATAACCGGTCCTGATCAATTTTCAAACCAAGAATTCTGCTCCCGAATGGTTTCCGCAAGTACCCTCGTGGACTTCCCTCATCATGTAGTCGGTCTCCCGGGGACCCAAGCATCTTACTAACGATCTGAAGAACGATTTTCGTTATAGTTTTCCTCTAACCAAGCTAAACCTGACAGCCTTAGTTCGCATGACCCTTGATTCTTTGGGATCCGATGGTAATTTCCCTTTCTgaaggtagtctatgtatttatttctccaatcccaagtcaagcTTGTTGAGTTTACCTCGGCGTGACCTTCCTATATCACCGAGTTCATCAATTGCACCACCGCTCCGGAATTGAATTCATCGGAGTCGACTGACGACCCTAGATTAGCCaatgcatcggcctcattattctgatctcggggtacatgttgtaATGTCCATTTCTTGAATTGATGTAATGTTACTTGCAAATTATCCAAGTATCTCCGCATCCGGTCTTCCTTTACTTAAAATGTCCCTTTAACTTAGTTAACAACGAGGAGAGAGTCGTGCTTGGCTTCAATCACTTAGCCCCTAGTCTCTCAGCcagttctagacctgcaatcatagcctcatattcgGCTTCGTTGTTAGTTAATTTCACAATTCTAATAGACTGCCTTATTACATTACTCGTATGTGGTTTTAATATGATTCCCAACTCGGACCCTTTCGTGTTAGAAGTTACATCTGTGAATAGGGTCCAGACCACCGAGCTAGCCCTCGAGGCAAGTAATAATTCTTTCTCGACCAAGGCCGGGTTAAAGTTGGCCACTAAGTCTGCTAAAATCTGAGGCTTTATAGCAGTTCAGGGTCTGTAGTCAATATTGTACCCGCTAACTTCTACAACCCATTTTGCAAGTTGACCCGAGAGCTCGAGTttatgcataacattccttaGCGGGTGCaaggtcacgacacatatggagTGACACTGAAAGtacggttttagtttcctagatgtGCTTAATAAGGTGAGCGCTAATTTCTCTAAGTGCGGATACCTCATTTCGGCATCACCTaaggttctactaacataatagataagaaactgcgtaccttcttcttctcggaccaggacaccacttaccgcgatctCAGAGACTGCCAAATAGAGGTATAACTGCTCGTTCGGCTTCGGGGCGTGCAACAAATGAGGGCTTGATAGGTATCGTTTGAGTTCTTCTAAAGCCTATTGACATTTTTAGGTCCAAAAGAAGTCATTCTTCGTCTTTAGTaatgagaaaaatcggtggcttctATACGATGATCTCGAACTAAACTGACCCAGTGTGACTATTCGCCCGGTCAGTCTCTGTACCACCTTGGCGTTGTCAACTATGGTAATATCTTCTATGGTTTTTATCTTATCATGGTTGATCTTTATTCCTCGGTTAGACACCATGAAAATGAGGAACTTGCCTGGGCtgactccgaaggcacacttctctggtttcagcttcatattgtatttcctcagtatgtcgaaggtttcctgcaaatgtttcaaatggtcctctgctcgcagggacttaactaacatatcgtcaatataaatcttcattgatttttctatttgttccttGGACATTCGGTTAACTAGGCGTTGATATGCGACACCGACATTTTTTAATTTGAAAAGCATaatgttataacaataggtgccgaatttagttATAAAAGAAGTTTTCTCTTGGTCACTTAGGTCCATATACTCGATTAGTATGACCTATTCCAGTTCCTCGATCGTCGATTTGGAGGCATCGGTATCATCAGTTACTATGAAGGATCTCGGGACCCAAAAATTATCTTCCTTATTTGTTAATTGTTCCTCTTGTTTCTCCGGCCCGGTCGGGGTAAGGaccggtgattgctatttggtgcctTTCTCTTCAACAGTACCTCACCTTGTGATGTTGTGATTGCGGGCACTGGGATCACTTCCTCGACAATGAACATtgcctttgcggccggttgttccccgtagacTATTTTGATTCCGCCTAGGGTGGGAAACTTCAATGCCTGATGTAAGGTCAAAGGCACTGCTCTCATACTGTGGacccatggcctcccgaacaaggCATTATATCTCATGCCCCCCTCGATTGAATATAATTTTGTTACCTGGGCGATCCTAGCCATGTTTACCGGTAGGGGTGTTTCACCCTTCGTTGTCTCTCATTCCACGTTGAACCCGTTCAATACTCGTACTACCGGTACAATTTGGTCCAATAACCCAGTTGTTCCACGACTCTCCATCGGATGATGTTGGGCGAGCTTtttagatcaattaacacacgctta contains:
- the LOC104088644 gene encoding mitochondrial zinc maintenance protein 1, mitochondrial, with protein sequence MASGRAVEALRAYRSVLKATRKTFAGDGFMLQKSAAEVRNKFEENRHVTSEADIQRLLDDARDASEFISTMIVQAKSSPSGAFVVKPEKEHAGATLEIPSEEILKKSV